GCGGCCGCTGATCAACCGTAACCCTTCCTGATGAAACGATCAATCAGACAGTCTATAGGTTATACGTCCGTCGACGATCGTGCAAATGGCGCGACCTTTGAGTTTCCAGTCGCCGAAGGGGGTATTCCTGCTCCGCGACTGCCCGGCCTGGGGATCCAACGTCCATTTGATTTCAGGGTCGATAATCGTCACGTCTGCTGGTCGGCCGACTTCCAGAGTGCCACCGGGCAAGCTCAGCGCAGCGGCGGGACCGCTAGTGAGGCAGGCAATAGCATCGGACAAGGACAAAGCCCCCTCTTCAACCAGACGCAAGGTAAGCGGCAAAGCGGTTTCCAGCCCGATAATACCATTTAACGCCAGGTTGAATTCGACATTTTTTTCATCGGGATGATGCGGAGCATGATCGGTCGCAATGACGCTCAGGGTGCCGTCTGCCAAGCCCTCGCGAATGGCTTCCAGGTCATCGCTGGTACGCAAAGGCGGGTTCATCTTGGCGTGCGTGTCATAGCCGCGAACGGCATCCTCGGTCAGGGTAAAGTAGTGAGGCGCCGTTTCGGCAGTAACCCTTGCGCCCCGTGCTTTGGCGGCGCGGATGATCTCGACAGCGCCCCGGGTTGAAACATGGGCCACATGCAGACGCGCATTGGTATACTCCGCAAGCATAACGTCCCGCGCAACAGCGGAGACTTCAGCAACCCACGGAATACCTCGCAGGCCAAGTTCGGTAGCGACGAAACCGTCGTTCATAACGCCGTCGCCGACCAGGGAAAGGTCTTCGGAATGACTGACAATGGGCAGGTCGAAAGAACGCGCGTATTCGAGAGCGCGACGCATGATTTCACCGTGGGAAACGGGATGCCCGTCGTCGGTGACTGCAACGCAACCGGCTTGTTTCATATCGCCAAGTTCGGCAAGGGATTCGCCCTTCAGACCTTTGGTTATAGCCCCTACGGGATAAACTTTGGCATGACCTGCCTGGGCGGCCTTGTGCAGAATATATTGGGTTGTGGCTTTGTTGTCGTTAACCGGGGAGGTGTTGGGCATACAGGCTACAGCGGTAAATCCACCGGCAGCCGCGGCCCGCGTTCCCGATTCGATATCTTCCTTGTATTCGAATCCCGGGTCGCGCAGATGAACATGGATGTCAATAAGGCCCGGGACGACCAGACAGCCGGCAGCATCGATCTTTTCGGCATCCGCCGTTTGAATATCCGTACCGACCTGCGCGATACGGTTATCTTCGATCAATACGTCAAACTTTTCATCGATACCGTGGGCCGGATCCAGAACCCGCCCATTCGTAATCAGAATTTTCATTATTATCCCTCTTCAAGCATGCGCGTTTACTGGGCCGAATCTTCGAGTTTTTCACCGCCAGAAACCAGATAAAGCAGTGCCATGCGCACGGCCACGCCGTTTTCCACCTGATCCAGAATAACATTCTGAGGTCCATCCGCTACCGCCGAGGAGATCTCGACACCGCGGTTCATGGGGCCGGGGTGCATGACAATGGCATCGGGCTTTGCAAGCTTCATTCTATCCGGGGTGAGCCCGTAAAACATGGAATATTCCCGCAGGGAAGGCAGCATGGTTTTGCCTTGTCGTTCCTGCTGAATGCGCAGCATCATGACGACATCGGCGCCGCTGACGGCATCGTCGATGCGATCGAACACCTGGGCCCCGAGACGCTCAATACCGGGCGGCAACATGGTACCGGGACCACACAGTCTTACCTCGGCACCCAGTTTGTTTAGAGCGTAAACATTGGATCGGGCAACGCGACTATGGGTAATGTCGCCGATAATAGCCACTGTCAATCCCTCGATATGCCCCTTCTTCTGCCGTATGGTGAGAAGGTCCAGCAGTGCCTGGCTGGGATGTTCGTGAGCGCCATCACCGGCATTGATGACCGAAAAATCACAACGCTCGGCTAAATAGTGAGGAGCGCCGGAGCAGGAGTGACGCATGACAATGATATCGGGCTTCATGGCCTCAAGATTCTTGGCCGTATCCTCCAGCGTTTCCCCCTTCACCACGGCGGAGGTCGATGCGCTGATGTTAACCGTATCGGCAGAGAGCCTTTTCCCTGCAATTTCAAAGGAGGTCCGAGTGCGGGTACTCGCTTCGAAAAAGACGTTGATAACCGTCTTTCCTCGCAAAGTGGGTACTTTTTTTATAGACCGCAGGCTTACGTCCTTGAAACTCTCGGCAGTATCCAGAATGAGGGTTATGTCCTCGGCCGACATCTGCTCGATACCAAGAATATGCTTGTGATTGAACGCCATGTCGCATCTCCTGATGTAAAAAATAAATCCTTAAATCAAATATTTATCTAGCAAGAACCAATAAAGTCCTTTAAGTCGATGCGCAAGCTGCTACGGTTTGCTCAGGCAAACTTCGACAGGACGTAACTGATCATCGAAACGCACCATAACCTGTTCGGATGCAGCCGTAGGAACGTTGCGTCCGACAAAATCCGGCCGGATGGGAAGTTCCCTGTGGCCGCGATCAACCAGCACCGCCAGTTGAATATTTCGCGGACGTCCGATATCCATCAAGGCATCCATGGCGGCACGAATGGTGCGACCGGTGAAAAGCACGTCATCCACCAGGATAATGCGTTTACCGTCGACGGGAAAAGGTATGTCTGTCTTGCCGACGGGCAGACTCCCGCGTGAGGCCAGATCGTCACGATACATGGTGATATCGACGGTACCCAAAGGAACGGTCACACCTTCAATGTCCTGCAAACGACTTTGCAGGCGCAACGCCAGATGATCTCCCCCGGTGCGAATCCCGACCAGGGCCACATTGTCAGTACCCTGATTATGCTCGAGGATTTCGTGGGCGATACGCGTCAGGGCTCTACTGATGGCGGCTTCATCCAGAATGATGGTTTCACTCTTCCCCATTTGATAACCCTCCGGATTTCAGGCAAAAAAAAGGTATCCTCTCTTTCGGGAGAAGATACCCGGACATCTTGGTTTTAATTTTTTGGTAAGACTTTATGATCACCCTTGCTAACCTCTCTGGATTAACTTAAAAGGCCTATTGAACGTTCCTACTAAATCTTTCGAAGGATACAGAAGAAGTGCTCCTTTGTCAATTCAAATTCAACCTTGACGTGCTGGTTTTATTTGATCAACCGCCCCATGCGATTCCAGCGAGGGCTGTGTTTTTTGCTGTCCCAGGACCAGTATTTAATGAACGCCAGCCCTTTTATCTCGGATTTTTCGACAAAACCCCAGAAGCGGCTGTCGTATGATCGGTCTCGGTTGTCGCCCATGACAAAATACTGTCCGCCGGGAACCTGTTGTGGCGCGAGATTGTCGCGGCGCGGATCCTCGGCAAAGAAGGGACCTTTATGAACGGCCTGGGGAATGTTCAACGCTTCGCCATTGATATACACCACCTTGCTGCGCACCTCAACAGTGTCTCCGGGGACGCCGATAACCCGTTTGATGAAGTCCCTGCGCTTATAAAAAGGGAGGTCTTCATCCAGCGGGAATTCAAAAACGATAACATCTCCGCGTTGCGGGTTGCGTAGACTTAGAAACCTCTCCTCGGACCACGGCACCTGTAATCCATAAATAAATTTGTTAACAAGCAGATGATCACCGATAAGCAAGGTGTCTTCCATCGATCCCGACGGGATTTTAAAAGCCTGAAACAAGAAGGTTCGTATGATCAGCGCCAAAATCAAGGCAACGCCGATCGCTTCGCCCCACTCACGATACCACGGCTTTCCGGAATTTTTATTGAGTGCTGTGCCGGACGAGGTGCGATTGGACATGCGTGTTATTCCTTTACTTTGAGGATGGCGAGGAAGGCTTCCTGGGGCAACTCGACGTTGCCGACCTGCTTCATGCGCTTCTTGCCTTCTTTCTGTTTTTCGAGCAATTTACGCTTACGGGTGATGTCGCCGCCATAACATTTGGCGGTAACGTCCTTACGCAACGCCTTGACGTTGGCACGTGCCACCACTTTGTTGCCGATCGCGGCCTGGACAGCGACTTCGTATTGCTGGCGCGGAATAAATTCTTTCATCTTGGCGACCAACTCCCGGCCACGCATCTGCGACTTGTCACGATGCACTATGAGCGACAGGGCGTCGACCGTTTCGGCGTTGACCAGGATATTCAAACGCACCAGATCGCTTGGACGGTAATCGAGGAATTCGTAGTCCAGGGAAGCGTACCCGCGGCTGACCGTCTTGAGACGGTCGTAGAAATCGAGCACGATTTCGTTAAGGGGCAGTTCATAGACGACCATGACACGATTGGAGGTCAGATATTTAATCTCGCGCTGGATACCGCGTTTCTCTTCGCACAGAGCAAGCACGCCGCCAACGTAATCGTTGGGAACGTGGATGGACGCCACAATGAACGGTTCCAGGATCTGATCGATATATTGCAGCTCAGGCAGCTTATTGGCACTATCGACGATAAGCTCTTCGCCTTTGGTGGTGATAACCCGGTAGCGTACAGTCGGGGCCGTGGTGATCAGCTCCATATTGAATTCACGCTCAAGGCGTTCCTGAATGATCTCCATATGCAGCAATCCGAGGAAACCGCAACGGAAACCGAATCCAAGGGCCAGGGAATTTTCAGGCTCAAAGGAAAAGGACGAATCGTTCAGGCGCAGCTTTTCCATGGCATCACGCAACGCGTCATAATCTCCGCTGTCTATGGGATACAGTCCGGAGTAGACCATGGGTTTGACTTCCTGAAAACCGGCTAAAGGGTTCTCGGCAGGTCGATGAAGATGGGTTACGGTGTCACCTACCTTGGCATCCTGCAACACCTTGATGCCCGCAATGACAAAACCGACCTCTCCTGCCGCCATTTCCGAAAACTCAACGGGATGAGGCGAAAAAGCCCCGATCTTAAGGACTTCATAGCTGCGTTTGCTGGCCATGAGTTGAATCTTGTCGCCTTTTTTCAGGGTACCGTCGAAGATCCGGACAAGCATAATGACGCCTTGATACGAGTCGTACCAGGAATCAAAAATCAATGCTTTAAGCGGCGCATCGGCATCGCCCTTCGGCGCAGGAACCTTCTCGACGATGGATTCGAGGATCTCGTGAATGCCGATGCCCTCTTTGGCGCTGGCTTCGACGGCGTCAGAGGCATCAAGACCAATGATCTCCTCGATCTCCTCCTTGATCCGCGCAGGTTCGGCACCGGGCAGGTCGACCTTGTTAAGCACCGGAAACACCTCGAGGTTTTGGTCGATGGCCAGGTAGACATTGGCCAGCGTTTGAGCCTCCACCCCCTGAGATGCATCGACGACCAGCATGCCACCTTCACAGGCTGCTAGCGAGCGACTCACTTCATAGCTGAAGTCAACATGCCCGGGAGTGTCGATGAGGTTCAGAATATAATCCTGACCGTCTTCAGCCCGATATTTAAGGCGAACGGCTTGCGCCTTGATGGTGATGCCACGTTCCCGCTCAAGGTCGAGCTTGTCGAGAAACTGGTTGGTCTTTTCGCGATCGCTAAGGGCTCCGGTGGTTTCGAGAAGGCGGTCCGCCAGAGTCGATTTACCGTGATCGATATGGGCTATAATGGAAAAATTGCGAATTTTACTACGTTCCATGAGGCTCTTTTCCGTGGAGTTTATAAAAGAATTTCGAATGGATCAATGTACAAAAACCCCCCGATTTTGTAAAGTGAAAAGGCGGTTTCCACGCTGCGATGGCTATTTTGGATCCATTCATGGCGCTTAGGCTTTTTACTTGATTCCTGTGCTGGGGATGGATACCCTTTGCGCTCCGGATGTATGTTGATTGAAGCCGTCTTTATCTTATACCAGAACGTCATTTTGCTGTAAGAGTCAACCGCGAATCGAGGTCATCAGGAGGGTCATTTTTTGAAAACCGTAGATGAGTTGATAAAGCACTCCGTAGATAAAACGCCGGGAAAAACCGCCCTGCGCTTCAAGGCTGCGGGCACCTGGCAGGATATGACCTATCAGGAATTATGGCATCAAGTCGAACGCATAGCCGGCGGCCTGCACCATTGGGGTATCCGCAAAGGGGACCGCATCGCTCTGATCGGTGCGACCTCGCCCGACTGGATCGCAGCCTACCTGGCTATCATGCAAAGCGGTGCGATTGTGGTTCCGGTCGACAAAGAACTTAAAGCTGGGGAGTTGCGCCACGTTCTTACCGATTGCGGGGCAAAATTGCTTTTCACAGAGCGTCCCTTCATCGAACTGCTTGCCGAAATAGGCGAAGGCCTTCCTGCCCTTGCAAAAATCGTCGTTATGGAAAAGACGGCAGAGCGCAGCCTGGATTCGCAAACTGAGCAAGTCATGGTCGATATTGTCGAAGCGTGGCGCGGCCTGGTGGAGCAATACCAGATTTCCGACATGGCAAGGCAGCAGGTTGAAAACCTGGGACGCCGACTGGAGCAACTGCATTACAAAAAGGCTGAAATCGCGAGTAAAAAGGAACGTAAAAAACAGCCGCCTTCAAGTATTTTCAACGATATCGAGTCATGGAAACATACCTTTTCCCTGCGCTTTAACCTCGAATCACTGGAACTGTTCGCAACACAAGGATCGATACCGGAAGTGGATCGCAGCCCCACAGATCCGGCCGTTATACTCTACACCTCGGGCACCACCGGGCGCGCCAAAGGAGCTATGCTGAGTCACGCCAATATCGTGACCAATATCGAGGCCGCCGTCCGTCACCTCGAAGTCGATGAAGGGATGCACACCCTGTCCTTCTTACCCATCAATCATGTTTTCGAGCAGGTTGCCGGCGTTCTCGCGCCGCTGTCCTTGTGCGGGACCGTGTCTATCGCCGAATCTCTTAAAAAAATCGGGCAGAATTTGATGGAGGAAAAACCCTCTCATGTTATGGGGGTCCCCGCTGTTTACCGAGTGCTTCTTGGACGCATAAGCCGAAGCATCGAAGAAAAGCCCCTTTCCCGAGCCCTTTTTGCCATCCCCTTAACGCGGCCGCTTGTAACTTCCAAGGTTCGAAAAGCGTTAGGGCGTAACATTACCTTTATCAGTGGCGGCGCGGCCCTCGATCCGGATCTTGCACGTGGCATGACCAAGCTGGGATTTACCGTCCTTCAGGGTTACGGCATTACGGAGACATCGCCGATCATCTCTGCGGAATCTCCCTCCAGACGAAAAATCGGAACCGTCGGCCAGGTTATTCCCGGCGTTCAGGTACGCATCGATCGCCCCAACGAAGAAGGTATCGGTGAAATCCTTGTTCAGGGACCCAACGTGATGCAGGGCTACTACAAGCGCCCCAAGGCCACGGCCGAGGCCATCGTAGACGGCTGGTACCATACCGGGGATCTCGGCCACATGGATGAAAACGGGTTTTTGTCTATCTGCGGTCGCATGAAAAACCTCATCGTCACCCCCAACGGCAAGAATGTGTATCCTGAAGAAGTCGAAAATGAGCTGTTGAAATGCCCCCTTGTCGCAGAAGTCATGGTCTATGGACACAAACTTTCGGCCACCGCCGAGGAGGTGCATGCCATCATTTTCCCGGACCAGGAAGCACTTGATCACTATGTGAGAGACAATGATCTGACGGCGCTGAATGAAGAGGATGTGGAAGAACTTATCCGGCGTGAAGTGCTGGAGGCCGGCAAACGGCTGGCCGATTATAAGAGGGTAAAGCGCTTCACCCTGCGCGATGATGAATTTCCCAAGACCACGACCAGAAAAATCAAGCGTTATGTAGTGGAAGCCGATATACCGGCCGGCGGTTAATGCAATGCTTTACTCTGTCATGTTTCTGCAAAAACCCCTTTTTTCTTTTCCAACTCGCTGGCATAGCGGGTCAATACCGCGCGTCGCGACAGCATGAACAACACCTTGCCGGGGTGCTCCGAATCGACCACGGGGATTTCCTCGATACCGCGCCGGGTAAACTTACGCAATGCCAGGGTCAGGGATTCTTCCGGAATAGTGGTTACAACCTGAGAAATAGCAACATCTCTTGCCAGGATAAGGGATGGCGGGATCTCTTCGTGAAGAATGCGCCGCAAATCGTTGATGGAAAAGATGCCGGTCATTTCCCCTTGCCGATCGATGACCGGAAAATAGTTGGTGTCGCTACCTGACATCTGTTCGATAATATCATTCAGCGGCATGTCTTCCGGAATCAGGGTCGGTTCTCTGCCGAACTCGGCCAGTTCTCCGACCGAGATGCCGGCCAGGACATTGACAACCAGGTCGCCAAGATGAGCGGGCGAATCGACCCTGCCGGTTACCTGCTGCTGATAAATAGAGCTGCGCCGGAAAAAGACCATGGCAACCACGCATACCAGCATCAGCGGCGCCAGCAATGCATAATTCCCCGTCAATTCGCTTACCATGATAAGCGTGGCAATGGGCGTATTGGCAACTCCGGCAAAAAAGCCGGCCATGCCGATAATCACACAGGTCCGCGGCTCGGCCAGCAACATGGGAAACAAGGCATGCACAACGGCGCCGAAACTACCGCCCAGCATGGCACCGATTACCAGGCTCGGAGCGAACACCCCTCCGGAACCTCCGGAGGAAATCGTCAGGCTGGTGGCAATGATCTTCCCTAATCCCAGCAGGACCATCAACCACAACGCCATTTTTCCGTAAAGAGCCGCCTGTACCCAGCCGTATCCCGAACCAAGCACTTGCGGTACGAACATGGCCATCACTCCGAGAATGAGACCGCCTAAAGCCGGTTTCAGCCAGGTTGGCATATTTAAAGCGACGAAACGATCCCTGGCATAATAAAAGGTCTTCACATAACCGGTGCCCAAAATGGCGCAGGCGATACCAAGCAGTAGATAAAAACCCAGTTCAACCGGGTGTTCGAAACGAAAGGCAGGCGTTGCCAATAAAGGACTCCATCCGGTCACGGCTCCAAACAGAGAGTAGGCTACAATCGAGGAGATGATGCAGGGGATAAGCCCTTCATGCTCGAACTCGGGATCCTGATAGAGAACTTCGACTGCAAAAAGTGCCCCGCCGAGAGGTGCGCGAAAGGTTGCACCTACCCCGCCGGCCATGCCTGCCAACAACAAAACGCGTCGGTCGGAGACGGAGAGTTTTAAACGATCGGCTAAAAACGACCCGAATCCGGCACCAATCTGGGCAATAGGCCCTTCCCTTCCGGCTGAGCCCCCGGTACTTATGGTTGCTACGGAAGCAATGGCCTTCACAACCGGGACTCGGCCTCGTATCAGGCCTTTTTTCTGATGAAACGCCTCAATGGCTGCATCGGTACCGTGCCCTTCGGCTTCGGGGGCAAATCGAAAAACCAGCCACCCGGAAACCAAACCTCCCAGGACGGGAATCACAAAAAGAAACCATCGATGCGACATCTTGAGAGAATTTACAACCCCACCGCTTTGTAGGGCATTGCCATGTCCCGGGGTGTGCAGCCCGCCCCAATGAACAAGAATCCACTCCGTTGCCGTATCGGTGGCGAAATAAAACGCCAGCGCACCAGCGCCTGCCACCAGGCCGACCAGGGCACTAAGCAACATGAATCGTCCAACAGCTCGGACGTCAAGATTGTGAAGGGACCTGCGCGGCTTAAGTAAGTCAGACATATTTCCCATTCTTACGGATAGGCGATCACACCCCGTGCAAGGGCACAGGCAGTCATCTACGGAACCGTATGGACTTGATAAAGATAATAATATCGTGGAGTTTCAAGATCTTCATAACAGGGTTTGATTATAGGAGGTTTAGTGCGGTCTG
This DNA window, taken from Syntrophotalea carbinolica DSM 2380, encodes the following:
- a CDS encoding dihydroorotase encodes the protein MKILITNGRVLDPAHGIDEKFDVLIEDNRIAQVGTDIQTADAEKIDAAGCLVVPGLIDIHVHLRDPGFEYKEDIESGTRAAAAGGFTAVACMPNTSPVNDNKATTQYILHKAAQAGHAKVYPVGAITKGLKGESLAELGDMKQAGCVAVTDDGHPVSHGEIMRRALEYARSFDLPIVSHSEDLSLVGDGVMNDGFVATELGLRGIPWVAEVSAVARDVMLAEYTNARLHVAHVSTRGAVEIIRAAKARGARVTAETAPHYFTLTEDAVRGYDTHAKMNPPLRTSDDLEAIREGLADGTLSVIATDHAPHHPDEKNVEFNLALNGIIGLETALPLTLRLVEEGALSLSDAIACLTSGPAAALSLPGGTLEVGRPADVTIIDPEIKWTLDPQAGQSRSRNTPFGDWKLKGRAICTIVDGRITYRLSD
- a CDS encoding aspartate carbamoyltransferase catalytic subunit, translating into MAFNHKHILGIEQMSAEDITLILDTAESFKDVSLRSIKKVPTLRGKTVINVFFEASTRTRTSFEIAGKRLSADTVNISASTSAVVKGETLEDTAKNLEAMKPDIIVMRHSCSGAPHYLAERCDFSVINAGDGAHEHPSQALLDLLTIRQKKGHIEGLTVAIIGDITHSRVARSNVYALNKLGAEVRLCGPGTMLPPGIERLGAQVFDRIDDAVSGADVVMMLRIQQERQGKTMLPSLREYSMFYGLTPDRMKLAKPDAIVMHPGPMNRGVEISSAVADGPQNVILDQVENGVAVRMALLYLVSGGEKLEDSAQ
- the pyrR gene encoding bifunctional pyr operon transcriptional regulator/uracil phosphoribosyltransferase PyrR; amino-acid sequence: MGKSETIILDEAAISRALTRIAHEILEHNQGTDNVALVGIRTGGDHLALRLQSRLQDIEGVTVPLGTVDITMYRDDLASRGSLPVGKTDIPFPVDGKRIILVDDVLFTGRTIRAAMDALMDIGRPRNIQLAVLVDRGHRELPIRPDFVGRNVPTAASEQVMVRFDDQLRPVEVCLSKP
- the lepB gene encoding signal peptidase I; amino-acid sequence: MSNRTSSGTALNKNSGKPWYREWGEAIGVALILALIIRTFLFQAFKIPSGSMEDTLLIGDHLLVNKFIYGLQVPWSEERFLSLRNPQRGDVIVFEFPLDEDLPFYKRRDFIKRVIGVPGDTVEVRSKVVYINGEALNIPQAVHKGPFFAEDPRRDNLAPQQVPGGQYFVMGDNRDRSYDSRFWGFVEKSEIKGLAFIKYWSWDSKKHSPRWNRMGRLIK
- the lepA gene encoding translation elongation factor 4, with protein sequence MERSKIRNFSIIAHIDHGKSTLADRLLETTGALSDREKTNQFLDKLDLERERGITIKAQAVRLKYRAEDGQDYILNLIDTPGHVDFSYEVSRSLAACEGGMLVVDASQGVEAQTLANVYLAIDQNLEVFPVLNKVDLPGAEPARIKEEIEEIIGLDASDAVEASAKEGIGIHEILESIVEKVPAPKGDADAPLKALIFDSWYDSYQGVIMLVRIFDGTLKKGDKIQLMASKRSYEVLKIGAFSPHPVEFSEMAAGEVGFVIAGIKVLQDAKVGDTVTHLHRPAENPLAGFQEVKPMVYSGLYPIDSGDYDALRDAMEKLRLNDSSFSFEPENSLALGFGFRCGFLGLLHMEIIQERLEREFNMELITTAPTVRYRVITTKGEELIVDSANKLPELQYIDQILEPFIVASIHVPNDYVGGVLALCEEKRGIQREIKYLTSNRVMVVYELPLNEIVLDFYDRLKTVSRGYASLDYEFLDYRPSDLVRLNILVNAETVDALSLIVHRDKSQMRGRELVAKMKEFIPRQQYEVAVQAAIGNKVVARANVKALRKDVTAKCYGGDITRKRKLLEKQKEGKKRMKQVGNVELPQEAFLAILKVKE
- a CDS encoding AMP-dependent synthetase/ligase; translated protein: MKTVDELIKHSVDKTPGKTALRFKAAGTWQDMTYQELWHQVERIAGGLHHWGIRKGDRIALIGATSPDWIAAYLAIMQSGAIVVPVDKELKAGELRHVLTDCGAKLLFTERPFIELLAEIGEGLPALAKIVVMEKTAERSLDSQTEQVMVDIVEAWRGLVEQYQISDMARQQVENLGRRLEQLHYKKAEIASKKERKKQPPSSIFNDIESWKHTFSLRFNLESLELFATQGSIPEVDRSPTDPAVILYTSGTTGRAKGAMLSHANIVTNIEAAVRHLEVDEGMHTLSFLPINHVFEQVAGVLAPLSLCGTVSIAESLKKIGQNLMEEKPSHVMGVPAVYRVLLGRISRSIEEKPLSRALFAIPLTRPLVTSKVRKALGRNITFISGGAALDPDLARGMTKLGFTVLQGYGITETSPIISAESPSRRKIGTVGQVIPGVQVRIDRPNEEGIGEILVQGPNVMQGYYKRPKATAEAIVDGWYHTGDLGHMDENGFLSICGRMKNLIVTPNGKNVYPEEVENELLKCPLVAEVMVYGHKLSATAEEVHAIIFPDQEALDHYVRDNDLTALNEEDVEELIRREVLEAGKRLADYKRVKRFTLRDDEFPKTTTRKIKRYVVEADIPAGG
- a CDS encoding chloride channel protein; its protein translation is MLLSALVGLVAGAGALAFYFATDTATEWILVHWGGLHTPGHGNALQSGGVVNSLKMSHRWFLFVIPVLGGLVSGWLVFRFAPEAEGHGTDAAIEAFHQKKGLIRGRVPVVKAIASVATISTGGSAGREGPIAQIGAGFGSFLADRLKLSVSDRRVLLLAGMAGGVGATFRAPLGGALFAVEVLYQDPEFEHEGLIPCIISSIVAYSLFGAVTGWSPLLATPAFRFEHPVELGFYLLLGIACAILGTGYVKTFYYARDRFVALNMPTWLKPALGGLILGVMAMFVPQVLGSGYGWVQAALYGKMALWLMVLLGLGKIIATSLTISSGGSGGVFAPSLVIGAMLGGSFGAVVHALFPMLLAEPRTCVIIGMAGFFAGVANTPIATLIMVSELTGNYALLAPLMLVCVVAMVFFRRSSIYQQQVTGRVDSPAHLGDLVVNVLAGISVGELAEFGREPTLIPEDMPLNDIIEQMSGSDTNYFPVIDRQGEMTGIFSINDLRRILHEEIPPSLILARDVAISQVVTTIPEESLTLALRKFTRRGIEEIPVVDSEHPGKVLFMLSRRAVLTRYASELEKKKGVFAET